GCGATGGCGACCCGCAAGATCGCTCCGGCGCTCGCCGCGGGCTGCACCGTGGTCATCAAGCCGGCCGATCTCACGCCGCTCACCACGCTCCGCTTCGCCGAGCTGCTGGCGGAGGCGGGGCTGCCCGCCGGCGTCCTCAACGTGATCCCCACCACGTCCGCCGCCGACGTCACCGGTCCGCTCATCGCGGACCCGCGGCTGCGGAAGCTGAGCTTCACCGGATCCACGCCCGTCGGCCGCCAGCTCGGCGCGCAGGCCGCGCAGAACGTGCTGCGCGTCTCGCTCGAGCTCGGCGGCAACGCGCCGTTCGTAATCTTCGCCGACGCCGACATCGACAAGGCCGTCGAGGGCGCCGTGACGGCGAAGTTCCGCAACGTCGGGCAGGCGTGCACGGCGGCCAACCGGTTCATCGTGGAGGCGTCGATCGCGGATGCGTTCGCCGACCGGCTGCAGGAGCGCATCGACGGGATGCGGATCGGGCGCGGCACCGAGGAGGGCGTCACGGTGGGTCCGCTCATCGACGGCCGCGCGGTCGACAAGGCCGACCGGCTCGTGCGCGACGCCGTGGAGCGCGGCGCGACCGTGCGCGCGGGCGGCACGCCGGGGGACGGCACCGGCCACTTCTACCCGCCGACCCTCCTCACGGGCGTGGCCGAGGGCAGCGACATCCTGCGCGAGGAGATCTTCGGGCCGGTGGTCGCCATCGTCCCGTTCGACGACGAGGACGACGCCGTTCGTCTCGCCAACGACACCGAGTACGGCCTCGTCTCGTACGTCTTCACCCGCGACCTCGCGCGCGGTCAGCGCATGATCGAGCGGCTCGAGACGGGCATGACGGGCCTCAACATGGGCGTCATCTCCAACGCGGCGGCGCCGTTCGGCGGCGTGAAGCAGTCGGGGCTCGGCCGCGAGGGCGGGCTCGAGGGGATCCACGAGTACCTGAACACGAAGTACACGCTCACGCCCGACCCGTTCGCGTCGTAGTGGCGCACGTCGTCCCGATCGAGGATCTCGCGGATCCGCGGCTCGCCGACTACAGCCACCGCACCGACGTCGCGCTCCGGAAGGCCGAGGGGGCGGGCCACGGGATCTACCTGGCGGAGTCGGCGCTGGTGCTCGAGCGGGCGCTGAAGGCGGGGCACGCGCCCCGGTCGGTGCTCGCGCTCGGCGGCACGGTCGACGAGGCGCTGGCGCTCGTCGGCGACCGGGACGTGCCGGT
This window of the Clavibacter sepedonicus genome carries:
- a CDS encoding NAD-dependent succinate-semialdehyde dehydrogenase; this encodes MSASTETDLLSGTPTTLLIGGERIDAEGGATFEVRDPATDEVIARVADASPADGARALDAAVDAQAAWAATAPRARGEILRRAFDLLQERKDEFALLMTLEMGKPLAESLGEVTYGGEFLRWFSEEAVRITGRYGVNPEGTGRMIVSQHPVGPVLLITPWNFPLAMATRKIAPALAAGCTVVIKPADLTPLTTLRFAELLAEAGLPAGVLNVIPTTSAADVTGPLIADPRLRKLSFTGSTPVGRQLGAQAAQNVLRVSLELGGNAPFVIFADADIDKAVEGAVTAKFRNVGQACTAANRFIVEASIADAFADRLQERIDGMRIGRGTEEGVTVGPLIDGRAVDKADRLVRDAVERGATVRAGGTPGDGTGHFYPPTLLTGVAEGSDILREEIFGPVVAIVPFDDEDDAVRLANDTEYGLVSYVFTRDLARGQRMIERLETGMTGLNMGVISNAAAPFGGVKQSGLGREGGLEGIHEYLNTKYTLTPDPFAS